A stretch of DNA from Alteromonas gilva:
TGCATCGTCAGATTGTTGTGGCAGCAAAACTACCCCTACCGCCCCGGTGTCTGACAGTTGCTGCGGATCCGCCGCGCCTAAGCAACAACGCGTGGCGCCAACCCTCTCCGTTGCCACCAGGGTTTCACAGGTCTGGCAATTTGCTACGGGGAAACTCCTTATTGATATTACAGTATGGTTATTAATTGGCCTGGCACTGGCTGCCGCCATTCAAACCTGGCTACCGGCCGACTTTCTTACCCGCTGGGGCGATGGCTTAGTGGCAATGCTGGTGATGGCCGTTATTGGCATTCCTATGTATATTTGTGCCACGGCATCAACCCCAATTGCGGTTGGCTTTTTAAGTGTGGGTTTATCGCCGGGCGCCGTGCTGGTTTTTCTGTTAGCGGGCCCGGCCACCAATATTTCCACCATGGGCATGATTGCCAAAGAAATGGGTCGTAAAACACTCGCACTCTATCTGTTTAGTGTGATCAGTGCCAGTATCCTGCTTGGGTATATCCTTAATTTATTAGTCAGCCGTTTCTCGTTACAATCCTGGGTAGCGCTGGGCCAGTCTGCTCATGATCACCATGAAATTTCAGCAGTCTATGCACTGTGTAGCGTGATTTTAGCGGCGTTAATGTTAAGGAATGGCTGGCAGTACTTACAGCAGCGGTTGGGGAAACCAGGGCAAGACAGTTGCTGCCATTAGCAGCAGCTTATCCATAACTGGCAGGCAGAGTGCAACATCTATAGCAGATTCTATAAGAATGAATATAAAACTATGGATATTTACGCATTTTGCCGTCAATATTACTGCCACCGCTTGGTGTTTACCTCTAGGTCGGCATTGGCTTACATTTTTGGTTAAACATTTTACTGACGCTATTGGGCTATATTCCGGGCATCGTACATGCAGTGTGGATTATTGCCCGTCGTTAAACTCCCCTCTTAGTGCTGCAGCGCTAAGACGGCTCAGATATTCCCGGTTGGTCGGCAACCTGGCCAAAAGCTGCGCACCAGTGCGTTTAAATTCTGCACGAGTTCGCTCAACCAATGGTTGTTGCGCGCATATCGGGCCACCGGGTCGCCAATCCTTAGAGCGAACCCCCATCCCATACAGTACATATTGTTTACTGGCTGAGGAAAACAGCTCTTGCCTGATATTTGTTTCCCATACGCCGGGGGGCTGGCTTTGCCACAGGGCGAGCGCGTCCGTTAGGCTGCTTGTCCAGGACGCAACATCGGTGTGAGCCCGCCAATACTCACTGTCTGTCCGGCTACTCAGGACATAATGTAATTTAATAAAATCAATGATCTCCTGCCAGCGGGCTAGCGTCATTGAATTATATCGACTGGCTAATACACGACCGGCCTCAGGGGTTCGCGGCAATTGCTCAGCCAACCACCGCGCTGACGTTTCGATGAGCACCAGGGCAGTGGCTTCAAGCGGCTCAACAAATCCGGCAGAAACGCCAATTGCGATACAGTTATTTACCCAAAATTTGGCCCTGTAACCAGGGTCGAAGCGTATCACCCGCGTATCAACAGGCGCTGCCGATAGTGTCTTATCCGCATTTATATAGCGCAGCAAAGCGTCTTCGGCTTGATCCGGGTTGGTTAGGTCGCTGGCAAATACATGGCCTATACCGCGGCGTTGCTGCAGCGTAATATCCCAAATCCAACCTGAGGAATGCGCTGTAGCAACCGTTGAGGAGCCGACTGGCGTATCTGGTGAAGCATGGTTAACTTGCGCAGCGATCGCCGTATCATTGAATAAAACATGGCGTTGGGACACAAATGGCACACCAAAATGTTTACCGATAAGTAGCGCCGCAAAGCCGCTGCAATCAACAAACAAATCGCCGTCAATGGTTGCACCGTCAGTCAGTTGAATCGCTCGGATATCATCATTATTATGAGAATGTATAGCCGCTACGTGCCCCTGCTTATAAACCACCCCCAGATTTTCTGTGCAATGCTGCTGCAGCAGGGCAACAAACTTGGCTGCATTTAAATGATATCCGTAATTAAAATTATAGGCGTATTCCGGCAATTGCGGCAGTTTGGGCGCGAGGTAGTTCTCGCAGACTGTGCCCTGACTACAAACCCAACTTTCAAATTCGCCAGGACAACCGGCCTGATGCCAGGCATCAGCTAAACTTATTGCACCAAAACCAGCCGGGGCAGTAAAGGGATGATAATAGTGCTCATCTTTCCCCTGCTGCCAACCGACAAATTTTGAAGCCTGCTTAAAGCTGGCGTCACAGCAGGTCAAAAATTGTTTTTCGGAAATACCAATAAGACGCAATGTATCGCGCATCGTTGGCCAGGTACCCTCTCCAACGCCAAGGTTCTTCACTGCCGGCGATTCAACTAACGTGATATGAGTCTGGCTGTGTTCACCGCTTGTGGTGTTTTTTGCTGCAATTATACCAGCAGTAAGCCATCCGGCCGTACCGCCGCCGACAATGACAACTCTGGTTTTATTCGTGTCCATAATGTTGCTGCATGCTCGCGTATTTATCCCTTCGCCGGACAATATTGTTTAATAAAATCGGCGTGTTCCGGCAGTTGTGACAGTGCATTATTAATCGATGTTTTCAATGTCGCCATTTGCTGCATTAATCCCTGTGGTGGTAACAGTCGTCCGGCACCATGATGCTGCCTGGGCATCAAGCCCTGCCCCATCATTACCTGTACCCAGGAGTCCACTCTGAACAGCCCCACGTCATCAGGCCAGGCATAGCCATTTTCAGCAAATATCGCCATGCGGTGAGTGAGCGACTCAGGGATAGACATCGTCCGGTAGTGATGCCAAAAATCGCTGTCGTTTCGCGCGGTCAGGTTATAGTGCAAAATGATAAAGTCGCGGATAGTCTCCATCTCTTTTTCGGCTTCGCGGTTATAACGTTCAGCCAGCAACTCATGCTCCCCGCTAAAGGGAAAAAGCTTCATCAGACGAAACAGCGCGGTGGTGACCAAATGGATACTGGTCGACTCCAGCGGTTCTAAAAAACCACTGGATAAACCAATGGCGATACAGTTTTTATGCCAGGCTTTGTTGCGCCGCCCGGTCGTAAACTTAAGGTAGCGAGGATCGGTTAATGGTTGACCCTCGAGGTTGGCGGTTAATGTTGCCAGGGCTTCGTCATCGCTTAAAAACTGACTACTGTAAACAATCCCGTTTCCGACTCTTGACTGCAGCGGAATGCGCCATTGCCAGCCTGCTTTATGGGCTGTGGCAATGGTATACGGACGCGGTGCCTCGGTGGCTTCGGTTTGTACTGCTATGGCACGGTCTGCTGCCAGCCAGTGACTCCAGTCTTCATAGCCAACGCCCAGTTGTTCGCCAATCAACAACGCGCGAAAACCTGTGCAGTCAATAAATACATCGCCGTCGATGGTCACGTCAGCGTCGAGCCTGAGGCGCGAGATATTGCCGCAGTTATCGTCAATATCGACGGCCTTAATCTTACCCTCAATACGCTTTACTCCGCCCGCTTCTGCTTTGCCTCGCAAATAGGCGGCGTATGCTGTCGCATCAAGGTGATACGCAAAATTAAGCGCTTTGTTGCCTAACTTAGTGGCAAACTTATTCTGTTTGGCGGCTTTTAACTCAAGGCAATAATCTTCGAGGCTATCCTGCTGGCCGTTGGCCACGGCTTCGAGCCAGAACTCGTGGAACTCAGCCATCCACGAGCGCTGCCCTATTTCACCAAATGAATGCAAGTAGCTATCGCCATCGTGAGCCCAGTTGTCGAACTGAATGCCCAGTTTAAACGTGGCTTGAGTGGCCGCCATAAATTCGCGTTCGTCGATCCCCATTAGCCGATGAAAATTACACATGGTGGGGATCGTGGCTTCGCCAACACCGACAGTGCCAATCTGGTCAGATTCCACTAACGTAATATCCAGTACATTGCCGAGCCTTGTGGCTAAGCTAAACGCGGTCAGCCAACCGGCTGTGCCGCCACCGGCAATCACTACACGGGTTTTGTTTTGCGCCATCCAACAACCTACCTAACGGTTTATATTATTCAACAACATTGCCCGTAAACGCCGGGCAGATAATTCGTTTATTTCGGCTAACGGCCCATGGCACTCCTGGGGTAAATGAGCCGTTACGTTCTTAGCATCCCCAAACACGTAATAATCGAACAAGGCACGCCAGGCAGCTTTTTCTTGTGTGGGTTTATCGCGCAAACTCAGCATGCCGTGCATTAATACATCCATGGCATTGCCCAAATAGGGCTTGGCTGTCATCCACCAAAAGTTAACCATAATATTAAAGCGGTCAAGGGCTTCTACTTCATGCCACCACATGCTGGGGTAGTATAAACCATCACCAGGTTCCAGGTCGGCGATGTAGGCGTTTTCCAGCGCGGTTTTAAGCCGTGGATACTGTGTAAAATCAGGCTTGGCGAGGTTGGCTGTGGTCACAACCTGACCGCCCGGTGTCGGATGTAACGGGCCTGGATAGAGATTTTCAACCTGCTGCGGTGCAAACAACGTAAAGCGTCGCTTGCCCAACACGCAGCATGCAATATTTTTAGGCTGATCAAAATGTGCTGCCGCTACCGACTCTGTGCCAATCCAAATTTTAGGCACCGGCTGATTATTAATAAATTCATCATGATCAAAGTCGAGGGTATTGGCTTTACTTAGTCCGGGTAAGCCCTGATCAAAACGCAGTGAGTTAATATACAAATAATCATGCTGTGCCTGGTCAATATTAGCCGCAATTTCTTGAACCACGTCGGCAAGACGCGCTTTTTCACTGGTGTAATTAAATCCGGTACAACTCTTGTTGTAACCGAAACGAGCATTGATCGGTGGCGCTCCACGGTAAACTAATAATGGATGACCAGTATCCTGCTCGCAGAGCTGATCCATAACCGCCTGCCTTGATTGTCGGGCTGTTTGAACCAACGGCCAGTCTTTTACCAGGCCTTTTAAAATAACCGGTTTATTAAGCGCAAACAGATCATCATAAGGAATCGTATGCGGCGTAATGCCATCTAAAACCAATACCCGGTTGGCAACCATGCTATTCATTTCCTGAAAAGATTATAATAACGCTGATTGAGCGTTCTTTAATTCAATTAAACGCTGAAAATTGCCCATCGATGACAGCAGAAAATACAGAGTACCGAGCATCCCGTACTGATTAAGTTT
This window harbors:
- a CDS encoding SO_0444 family Cu/Zn efflux transporter, yielding MNDLALLAENFFLLFTESAPWLLLGLLVAGIMHEWVPLTLLQKHMGSSRVSAIGKAALIGAPLPLCSCGVIPAAVGLRRSGASKPATISFLVSTPETGVDSVSVSYALLGPLFAIVRPISAVISAIYSGLMVKWLDPELPINKQNTGSAADAATPVSACCATGQSANTSATAPSDCCDSKNASTATASSDCCGSKTTPTAPVSDSCCGSAAPKQQRVAPTLSVATRVSQVWQFATGKLLIDITVWLLIGLALAAAIQTWLPADFLTRWGDGLVAMLVMAVIGIPMYICATASTPIAVGFLSVGLSPGAVLVFLLAGPATNISTMGMIAKEMGRKTLALYLFSVISASILLGYILNLLVSRFSLQSWVALGQSAHDHHEISAVYALCSVILAALMLRNGWQYLQQRLGKPGQDSCCH
- a CDS encoding tryptophan halogenase family protein, with protein sequence MDTNKTRVVIVGGGTAGWLTAGIIAAKNTTSGEHSQTHITLVESPAVKNLGVGEGTWPTMRDTLRLIGISEKQFLTCCDASFKQASKFVGWQQGKDEHYYHPFTAPAGFGAISLADAWHQAGCPGEFESWVCSQGTVCENYLAPKLPQLPEYAYNFNYGYHLNAAKFVALLQQHCTENLGVVYKQGHVAAIHSHNNDDIRAIQLTDGATIDGDLFVDCSGFAALLIGKHFGVPFVSQRHVLFNDTAIAAQVNHASPDTPVGSSTVATAHSSGWIWDITLQQRRGIGHVFASDLTNPDQAEDALLRYINADKTLSAAPVDTRVIRFDPGYRAKFWVNNCIAIGVSAGFVEPLEATALVLIETSARWLAEQLPRTPEAGRVLASRYNSMTLARWQEIIDFIKLHYVLSSRTDSEYWRAHTDVASWTSSLTDALALWQSQPPGVWETNIRQELFSSASKQYVLYGMGVRSKDWRPGGPICAQQPLVERTRAEFKRTGAQLLARLPTNREYLSRLSAAALRGEFNDGQ
- a CDS encoding tryptophan halogenase family protein; translated protein: MAQNKTRVVIAGGGTAGWLTAFSLATRLGNVLDITLVESDQIGTVGVGEATIPTMCNFHRLMGIDEREFMAATQATFKLGIQFDNWAHDGDSYLHSFGEIGQRSWMAEFHEFWLEAVANGQQDSLEDYCLELKAAKQNKFATKLGNKALNFAYHLDATAYAAYLRGKAEAGGVKRIEGKIKAVDIDDNCGNISRLRLDADVTIDGDVFIDCTGFRALLIGEQLGVGYEDWSHWLAADRAIAVQTEATEAPRPYTIATAHKAGWQWRIPLQSRVGNGIVYSSQFLSDDEALATLTANLEGQPLTDPRYLKFTTGRRNKAWHKNCIAIGLSSGFLEPLESTSIHLVTTALFRLMKLFPFSGEHELLAERYNREAEKEMETIRDFIILHYNLTARNDSDFWHHYRTMSIPESLTHRMAIFAENGYAWPDDVGLFRVDSWVQVMMGQGLMPRQHHGAGRLLPPQGLMQQMATLKTSINNALSQLPEHADFIKQYCPAKG
- a CDS encoding cupin-like domain-containing protein translates to MNSMVANRVLVLDGITPHTIPYDDLFALNKPVILKGLVKDWPLVQTARQSRQAVMDQLCEQDTGHPLLVYRGAPPINARFGYNKSCTGFNYTSEKARLADVVQEIAANIDQAQHDYLYINSLRFDQGLPGLSKANTLDFDHDEFINNQPVPKIWIGTESVAAAHFDQPKNIACCVLGKRRFTLFAPQQVENLYPGPLHPTPGGQVVTTANLAKPDFTQYPRLKTALENAYIADLEPGDGLYYPSMWWHEVEALDRFNIMVNFWWMTAKPYLGNAMDVLMHGMLSLRDKPTQEKAAWRALFDYYVFGDAKNVTAHLPQECHGPLAEINELSARRLRAMLLNNINR